In a single window of the Prinia subflava isolate CZ2003 ecotype Zambia chromosome 3, Cam_Psub_1.2, whole genome shotgun sequence genome:
- the BCLAF3 gene encoding BCLAF1 and THRAP3 family member 3 isoform X1, whose amino-acid sequence MTRSRSRSPRWKPRSLSPAFRTPEHHRQRHDHINYDCEYKSFRKDPKKSMPWRTEDEKYGQSNSRFAPHGNNHQRIYERRSPSPNLKRIPMEDAYGHKPYRTHSSERTESNRRCQLPPKYSEIPYKEHDRPFYQHKMEDRYVFDHYKVTGNEKGVKPFHRPLGAPCKLERKWHEDDLRHQRLHEEKYGQSPRRVSDEFTARSSLQKRYPEDHDYREYGHASKRAKEMERYDVGDVARNSKWKQERSFPPCQEKEEQRYPGAQCHRSAEREYLGGSVTKIAYEYSHKRHRRPEGEKPFPDDRAQKYVKQEEQKYGSSKGARNSKELDYFSGGRARRTEERHVEEPVKYGSKKGCNACVNSSKTDVELRSFKNKLNERVRKDGELRKNVDSANSQRDANHTVPDVKMSDANCMREHLTVKVDMKKMVTKYRTASSHTTERQMSHDLVAVGRKSENFHPVFEHMESVTQNVENDPSKEFTQEIITIIHQVKANYFASSDITLHERFSKIQDKSSANTNEAKIHLDPEIHRRIDMSLAELQNKRTVPSESPQNIVRVLEDPNDLRYDIERRRKERLKNEDERVFHVDGVSPRNQQNCSLSKLQTSQVDGFQKPVRFIKPPFRKFIGRPHLNSYYSSKASDAYPHRPIRGHLENAGPIRRHFKSNFADGRLQSHYKSGLVQKGLYIQAKYQRLRSVGVRGFATNKFRDGFLRKEKGNLNIATET is encoded by the exons ATGACAAGATCTAGATCAAGATCACCACGATGGAAACCAAG gTCCTTATCTCCAGCTTTTAGGACTCCAGAGCACCATAGGCAAAGGCATGATCATATTAATTATGACTGTGAATATAAAAGCTTTCGTAAGGACCCAAAAAAATCTATGCCTTGGAGAACAGAAGATGAAAAGTATGGACAAAGCAATTCCAGGTTTGCACCTCATGGAAATAACCACCAGAGAATATATGAACGTAGGTCACCTTCACCAAACCTGAAAAGAATTCCCATGGAAGATGCTTACGGTCATAAGCCCTACAGAACACATTCATCTGAAAGGACTGAAAGCAATAGGAGATGCCAGTTACCACCAAAATACTCGGAAATACCTTATAAAGAACATGATCGTCCGTTTTACCAGCACAAAATGGAGGACAGATACGTGTTTGATCACTACAAAGTcactggaaatgaaaaaggagTGAAACCTTTTCATAGACCGTTAGGGGCTCCATGcaaacttgaaagaaaatggCACGAAGATGACTTGAGGCACCAGAGGTTACATGAAGAGAAGTATGGTCAGTCACCCAGAAGAGTTTCTGATGAATTTACGGCAAGGAGCTCTTTACAGAAGAG GTATCCTGAAGATCACGATTACAGAGAATATGGGCACGCGTCTAAAAGGGCTAAGGAAATGGAGAGGTATGACGTTGGAGATGTAGCAAGAAATTCCAAGTGGAAGCAAGAACGTTCTTTCCCACCCTGCCAAGAAAAGGAGGAGCAAAGATATCCGGGTGCCCAGTGCCACCGGTCGGCTGAGAGGGAGTACCTGGGGGGGTCTGTCACAAAGATAGCCTATGAGTACAGCCACAAGCGGCACAGGCGCCCGGAAggggaaaagccttttccagACGACAGAGCTCAGAAGTACGTGAAGCAGGAAGAGCAGAAGTACGGCTCTTCCAAGGGTGCCCGGAACAGCAAGGAGTTAGATTACTTCAGTGGTGGCAGAGCGAGGCGGACTGAGGAGCGGCACGTTGAGGAACCCGTTAAATACGGTTCAAAGAAGGGCTGCAATGCTTGTGTTAACTCTTCCAAAACAGATGTTGAGCTGAGATCTTTCAAAAACAAACTGAATGAAAGAGTGAGGAAAGACGGGGAGTTGAGGAAAAACGTAGATTCCGCCAATAGCCAGCGTGATGCAAATCATACTGTTCCAGATGTGAAAATGTCAGATGCCAACTGTATGAGAGAACATCTCACGGTCAAAGTGGATATGAAGAAAATGGTGACCAAGTACAG gACTGCTTCTAGTCACACTACAGAGAGACAGATGTCCCATGATCTGGTTGCTGTTggcagaaaaagtgaaaattttcaTCCGGTGTTTGAGCACATGGAATCTGTAACACAAAACGTAGAAAACGATCCATCAAAAGAATTTACTCAGGAAATAATCACAATTATTCATCAAGTTAAAG CAAATTATTTTGCATCTTCTGACATAACTCTACATGAACGGTTCTCAAAAATTCAGGATAAATCAAGTGCAAATACAAATGAAGCTAAAATACATTTGGATCCAGAAATTCACAG GAGGATTGACATGTCTCTAGCAGAACTTCAGAACAAACGGACTGTGCCGTCTGAATCTCCCCAG AACATTGTAAGAGTGTTAGAAGATCCAAATGATCTACGGTATGATatagaaaggagaagaaaagagagattGAAGAATGAAGATGAGAGAGTGTTTCATGTAGATGGTGTAAGTCCAAG GAACCAGCAGAACTGCAGTCTTTCAAAGTTACAAACATCTCAAGTTGATGGCTTCCAAAAGCCTGTGAGGTTCATTAagccacctttcaggaaatTTATTGGGAGACCTCATCTG AACTCTTATTATTCTTCAAAAGCAAGTGACGCTTACCCCCACAGACCTATTAGAGGACACCTTGAAAATGCAGGACCCATCAGAAGGCACTTTAAG
- the BCLAF3 gene encoding BCLAF1 and THRAP3 family member 3 isoform X2, with translation MTRSRSRSPRWKPRSLSPAFRTPEHHRQRHDHINYDCEYKSFRKDPKKSMPWRTEDEKYGQSNSRFAPHGNNHQRIYERRSPSPNLKRIPMEDAYGHKPYRTHSSERTESNRRCQLPPKYSEIPYKEHDRPFYQHKMEDRYVFDHYKVTGNEKGVKPFHRPLGAPCKLERKWHEDDLRHQRLHEEKYGQSPRRVSDEFTARSSLQKRYPEDHDYREYGHASKRAKEMERYDVGDVARNSKWKQERSFPPCQEKEEQRYPGAQCHRSAEREYLGGSVTKIAYEYSHKRHRRPEGEKPFPDDRAQKYVKQEEQKYGSSKGARNSKELDYFSGGRARRTEERHVEEPVKYGSKKGCNACVNSSKTDVELRSFKNKLNERVRKDGELRKNVDSANSQRDANHTVPDVKMSDANCMREHLTVKVDMKKMVTKYRTASSHTTERQMSHDLVAVGRKSENFHPVFEHMESVTQNVENDPSKEFTQEIITIIHQVKANYFASSDITLHERFSKIQDKSSANTNEAKIHLDPEIHRRIDMSLAELQNKRTVPSESPQNIVRVLEDPNDLRYDIERRRKERLKNEDERVFHVDGVSPRNQQNCSLSKLQTSQVDGFQKPVRFIKPPFRKFIGRPHLSNFADGRLQSHYKSGLVQKGLYIQAKYQRLRSVGVRGFATNKFRDGFLRKEKGNLNIATET, from the exons ATGACAAGATCTAGATCAAGATCACCACGATGGAAACCAAG gTCCTTATCTCCAGCTTTTAGGACTCCAGAGCACCATAGGCAAAGGCATGATCATATTAATTATGACTGTGAATATAAAAGCTTTCGTAAGGACCCAAAAAAATCTATGCCTTGGAGAACAGAAGATGAAAAGTATGGACAAAGCAATTCCAGGTTTGCACCTCATGGAAATAACCACCAGAGAATATATGAACGTAGGTCACCTTCACCAAACCTGAAAAGAATTCCCATGGAAGATGCTTACGGTCATAAGCCCTACAGAACACATTCATCTGAAAGGACTGAAAGCAATAGGAGATGCCAGTTACCACCAAAATACTCGGAAATACCTTATAAAGAACATGATCGTCCGTTTTACCAGCACAAAATGGAGGACAGATACGTGTTTGATCACTACAAAGTcactggaaatgaaaaaggagTGAAACCTTTTCATAGACCGTTAGGGGCTCCATGcaaacttgaaagaaaatggCACGAAGATGACTTGAGGCACCAGAGGTTACATGAAGAGAAGTATGGTCAGTCACCCAGAAGAGTTTCTGATGAATTTACGGCAAGGAGCTCTTTACAGAAGAG GTATCCTGAAGATCACGATTACAGAGAATATGGGCACGCGTCTAAAAGGGCTAAGGAAATGGAGAGGTATGACGTTGGAGATGTAGCAAGAAATTCCAAGTGGAAGCAAGAACGTTCTTTCCCACCCTGCCAAGAAAAGGAGGAGCAAAGATATCCGGGTGCCCAGTGCCACCGGTCGGCTGAGAGGGAGTACCTGGGGGGGTCTGTCACAAAGATAGCCTATGAGTACAGCCACAAGCGGCACAGGCGCCCGGAAggggaaaagccttttccagACGACAGAGCTCAGAAGTACGTGAAGCAGGAAGAGCAGAAGTACGGCTCTTCCAAGGGTGCCCGGAACAGCAAGGAGTTAGATTACTTCAGTGGTGGCAGAGCGAGGCGGACTGAGGAGCGGCACGTTGAGGAACCCGTTAAATACGGTTCAAAGAAGGGCTGCAATGCTTGTGTTAACTCTTCCAAAACAGATGTTGAGCTGAGATCTTTCAAAAACAAACTGAATGAAAGAGTGAGGAAAGACGGGGAGTTGAGGAAAAACGTAGATTCCGCCAATAGCCAGCGTGATGCAAATCATACTGTTCCAGATGTGAAAATGTCAGATGCCAACTGTATGAGAGAACATCTCACGGTCAAAGTGGATATGAAGAAAATGGTGACCAAGTACAG gACTGCTTCTAGTCACACTACAGAGAGACAGATGTCCCATGATCTGGTTGCTGTTggcagaaaaagtgaaaattttcaTCCGGTGTTTGAGCACATGGAATCTGTAACACAAAACGTAGAAAACGATCCATCAAAAGAATTTACTCAGGAAATAATCACAATTATTCATCAAGTTAAAG CAAATTATTTTGCATCTTCTGACATAACTCTACATGAACGGTTCTCAAAAATTCAGGATAAATCAAGTGCAAATACAAATGAAGCTAAAATACATTTGGATCCAGAAATTCACAG GAGGATTGACATGTCTCTAGCAGAACTTCAGAACAAACGGACTGTGCCGTCTGAATCTCCCCAG AACATTGTAAGAGTGTTAGAAGATCCAAATGATCTACGGTATGATatagaaaggagaagaaaagagagattGAAGAATGAAGATGAGAGAGTGTTTCATGTAGATGGTGTAAGTCCAAG GAACCAGCAGAACTGCAGTCTTTCAAAGTTACAAACATCTCAAGTTGATGGCTTCCAAAAGCCTGTGAGGTTCATTAagccacctttcaggaaatTTATTGGGAGACCTCATCTG